The DNA segment TCGACCTCCGCGAAGGCGCTGCTCCGCGCCTCCTCGATCTCGCCCTCGTCCACGCCGGCCTCGGCCAGCCGGCGGACCGCCACGGCGATCGGCTCGCGCTCCCGGTCGGCGGCAAGCTCCTCACGGGTGCGGTAGAGCTGGGGATCACCCACGTAGTGGCCCACCAGCCGCTGCGTGCTCAGCTCCACGAAGGCGGGGCCGCCGCCCTCCCGCGCGGCCTCCACCAGATCGGACACGGTCTCCCGGACGACGGCCGGGTTGTTGCCGTCGATCCGCACGGCCGGCATGCCCAGTGCCGCCGGCCGGTCGGTCAGGGTCTCGTTGTGCACGGTCTCCCGGATCGGCGTCAGCTCCGACCAGCGATTGTTCTCGCAGAGGAACAGCACAGGCAGCCGCGCGGCCGCGGCGAAGTTCATCGCCTCGTGCACGGAGCCCTGGTTCATCGCGCCGTCACCGAAGACCGTCATCGCCACCCGGTGCGTACCGTCGTACCGCCCCGCCAGGGCCGCGCCCACCGCGATGGGTGCGCCCGCTCCCACGATCGAGTTCTCACCGTGGAAGCCGTGCTCCGGCGCGCTCAGATACGCCGAGCCGCCACGGCCGCCGTTCACCCCGGTGGCCCGGCCCAGCAGCTCGGCCATCAGGGGCCGCAGCGGCGCCCCGCGGGCGATGGCCCAGCCGTGGCCACGGTAGGTCGCGAAGAGCGCGTCCGAACCCTCGAGTGCGTCACACGCACCGACCGGTCCCGCTTCCTGTCCGATGCACAGGTGCACCGACCCCCGGATCTCACCGGAATCGCACAGGGCCTGCGCCTTCTCCTCGAACGCGCGGATGCGCCACATCGCCCGCAGATCCGCCAAGAGGTCTTCCCGCATGGTGCCTCCGCCGCCGTCCCTTACTCGTGAGAGTCAATCGATTGCTTAGAATGTAGGCGAACGCTGAATGCCTGACAAGGAGATACCTTTGAACTGCCATGAATCGGCTGGGGTGACTCATTCGGCGCTTGCCCGCGGGGCTCTTCGGGCCTAGGTTTAGACAAACGATTGATCTGATGCGGCCGCCACCGTGACGGTACGCCGTTCCGGTCGCAGGGAGCCAGGAGAGGGGGACGATGAGTCCGCAGCGTTTTGAGATGCTCGTCGGCCTGTACGGGGACGAACGCATGGCCGCCATCCTGTCCGAGCAGGAGCTCATCGCGTCGTGGATGCGGGTCGAGGGGGCGCTCGCCACGGCCCAGGCGGAGGCCGGGGTGATCGCGGTGGAGACCGGGGCCGCCATCGCCGAAGCCGCCACGGGCGCGGTCATCGACCCGGTGCGGCTGTGGCGGGAGACTCGCAACGTCGGATATCCGATCCTGCCACTGGTACGGCAGCTCGACGAGGCACTGCCCGAGGAGCACCGCGGGCGGGTGCACTACGGCGCCACCACCCAGGACATCATGGACTCCGGTCTGGCTCTTCAGTTCGACGCGGCCGGCGCCAGGCTGGGCGAGCTGCTCGCCGGCCTCGGCGAAGCGGTCGCGGAACTGGCCACCGCCCACGCCGGACTGGTGATCGCCGGCCGCACCCACGCCCTCCAGGCCGTGCCGACCACCTTCGGTGCCAAGATGGCCGGCTACCTGGGCGAGCTCACCCGCGACCGGGCCAGGCTGGCCGGCGCCCGGCGGTCCATCGCCACGGTCTCCCTGTTCGGCGCCGGCGGTACCTCCGCCGCGTACGGGGCGGACGCGGTCGCGGTGCGCCGGCGGGTCGCCGAACTGCTCGATCTGAGGACCACCGACATCTCCTGGCACGTCGCTCGCGACCGGGTGGCGGAGTTCGGCGCGGTCTGCGCCCTGCTCGCCGCGACCTGCGCCCGCTTCGCCCGTGAGGTCGTCGACCTGTCCAGGACCGAGATCGCCGAGGTGTCGGAAGCGGCCGGGCACCTGCGTGGCGCCTCCTCGACCATGCCGCAGAAGGCCAACCCCGTCGAGTCCGAGGCTGTCATCGGCATGTCCATCACCGCGGGCGCGCTCACCTCCGCCCTGTATCGCGTGATGGAGGCGGGCCACGAACGGGCGGCCGGTGAATGGCAGGCGGAGTGGCAGGTACTGCCCCAGCTGGTCGCCCTCGCCGCCGGGGCGCTGGCCACCACCCGGGGGATCGCTGAGGGACTCCAGGTGTTCCCCGAAGCGATGCGGCGGAATCTCGATGCGGACTCCGGCCTGGTGATGTCGGAGGCGTACATGATCAGGCTGGCGCCACGCCTGGGCCGGGAGCGTGCCCACGACGTGGTGTACGCCGCGGCCCGCCGGTGCCGGGAGTCCGGGGAGAGACTGGGCACCGTGCTGGAAGCCATGCTCTCCGGCCAGGCGGCCGAGGAGACGGCCGAGCTGCGGCCCGAGGAGTATGTCGGCAATCCGCATACGACGATCGACGCGGCGCTCTCGCAGTGGCACGCCCCGGTGTGAGCGGTCCCGGGGAAGCGCGAGGCGAAGGCGACTGTCCGGGGTCGCCCGACGGGTCGGCGGCAGCAGGTCGAAGGAGATGGCACATGGGACGCTTCGAAGGCCGCACGGCCGTGGTCACGGGGGCGGGCGGCGGCATCGGTCGGGCCTGCGCGCTGCTGCTCGCCGAGCAGGGTGCGCGCGTGGCGCTGATGGACATCTCCGCGGAGAGCGTGGAACTGACCGCCGAGGCCCTCCGCAGGGCGGGCGGAAACGCAGCGGGATACCTGGTGGACGTGACCGACACGGCCGCGGTCGACGCCGCGCTGGCACGCGCGGAGGAGGATCTCGGGCCGGTGACGCTCGCCGCCGGCGCGCACGGCATCGTCCGCAACCACCCGTTCCTCGAACTGCCCGCCGAGGACTGGGACGCCACGATGGCGGTGAACCTCAAGGGCATGTTCGTGCTGCTTCAGAGGACGGCCCTGCGGGCGGTCGCCCACGGCGGCGGCACCATGGTCGCGGTCTCCTCGGTGGCGGGCCGGGGACCGCGGGCCACCTGTGCGGACTACGCGGCCAGCAAGGCGGGGGTGATCAGCCTGGTCAGGTCGGCGGCCCTGTCGCTGGCCGGGCACGGTATCCGCGTCAACGCCGTGTGCCCCGGGGTGGTGGACACGGAGATGACCCGGGCCATCCACCGGCAGAAAGCGGAGATCGAAGGGATAACGGCCGAGGAGTCCTTCGCCCGGCAGGCGGCGAAGATCCCGCTCGGCCGGATCGAGACCCCGCAAGAGATCGCGGGTGTCGTCTCCTTCCTGCTCTCCGACGATTCGTCGTACGTCACCGGACAGGCGCTGAACGTCTGCGGCGGCTTGGAGATGGACTAGCCGCACCACCGGCACCGGCCGCGTTCCGGTGCGAGAGAGGACGCACATGCTGCATGGCGTATGGCACTTCAGCTTCACCGTGGCGGACATCGAACGCTCGGTGGACTTCTACACCCGGCTGCTGGGCTTCGAGCACGTTCACAGCCAGGAGCAGCGCGGCGGTTACACCGGCAGGCTGGTCGGCTACCCGGACGCGCATCTGCGGATCGCCCAGCTGGCGGTCCCCGGCAGGACACCCGGGCGCTCCACACACGACCTGGAGCTGGTGGAGTACGTACACCCGGCCGGCACCCGGCAGGACCCGGAGATCCGTCACCCGGGGGCGGCGCACCTCGCGCTGACCGTCGGCGACATCCACCGGCTGCACGAGCGGCTGGCCGCGGCGGGCGTGCGGTTCTTCTCCCCGCCCAACGCGATCACGTCCGGCGTCAACGAGGGCGGCTGGACCTGCTACTTCGAGGACCCCGACCGGATCGTGCTGGAGCTCGTGCAGCCGCCGGCGCCTCGTCCCTAGTCCCGGAAGGACCCCGCATGCTGGACGTATTCGCTCCCATCGCAGCCGCCTGCGACATCCGCGTGGAGCCCGGCCACCGGCTGCCGATCGCCGTCGTCGGCGCGGGCGCCATCGTCGACGTCGCCCACCTGCCGGCGTACCGGCAAGCGGGCCTGACCGTCCGGGGACTGTTCGACCTCGACCCGGAACGGGCGCACGAGGTGGCCCGGCGGCACGGTGTGCCCACCGTGTACGGCTCACTGGACGAGCTGCTGGCCGACCCCGGGGTGCGCGTGCTGGACATCGCGGTCGCTCCGGGTGCCCAGCCGGAGATCGCCCTGCGCGCCCTGGAAGCCGGAAAGCACCTGCTGTGCCAGAAACCGTTCGTGCCCGACGAGCCGACCGGCGAGAAGCTGATCGAGACCGCCGAACGGCTCGGCCTGAAGATCGCGGTGAATCAGCAGCTGCGCTACGACGAGGGCATCGCGGCCGCACGCGCCATGGTCGGCGCCGGGTGGATAGGCGAGCCGACCGCCATGACGTTCACCGTGGACATCGCCACCGACTGGGCGCCCTGGCCGTGGCTGGTCCGCAGCGAGCGGCTGGAGATCATGTACCACTCGATCCACTACCTCGACGCCGTACGCTCCGTGCTCGGCGACCCCGAGACCGTCTTCTGCGCGGGCGGCCGCACTCCGGGCCAGCTCGCTGCCGGTGAGACCCGCACCATGAGCACCCTGGTCTTCCCCGGCAACGCCCGCGCCCTCGTGCACGCCACCCACGAGAACCGCACGGCCGACCCCCGGGCGACCTTCCGGGTCGACGGCTCCGAGGGCAGCATCCGCGGCACGCTGGGCCTGCTCTACGACTACCCTCGCGGCCGGCCGGACACCGCCGAGGTCAACAGCTCCTCGCTGCCCACCGATGGCTGGCTGCCGTACCCCGTCACCCGGCGCTGGATCCCCGATGCCTTCGCCGGTCCCATGGCCTCCCTGCTGAGCGCGGTCGCGGACGGCGGCGAACCCTTTCCTTCCGCCCGGGACAACCTCGGCACGATCCGGCTGGTCGACCGGCTGTACGCCTCGATGGACTCCGGCCACAGCATGTCCATGGAATGATGACGGTGATGACACCGAAACGTGCACAGGGCGGCGAGCGAGCCGCCCCTGGCAGGACCACCCCCGGCACTTCCGCGCCCACTCCGGGCAAGGTCACGCTGAGCGATGTGGCCCTGCTCGCCGGGGTGGACCGGTCCGTGGTCTCCCGGGTCATCAACGACGACCCGCGTCTCAACATCCGGCCGGACACCCGAAAGCGCGTCCTGGAGACGATCGAGAAGCTCGGCTACCGGCGCAACGCGGCGGCGCGCAGCCTGCGCACGGCCCGCTCGTACATGCTCGGCCTGTTCATCCCCGACTTCGCCAATCCTGTCTACGCGGAGATCATCAAGGGCGCGGAGACGGAGGCCGGCAAGCTCGGGTACGGACTGATGACGGCCAGCTCGGAGGGGGTCCGGCAGGGCGTCGAGCACTATGTGGACCTGTTCGGCCAAGGGCGCGTCGACGGGCTGCTGTTCGCCGGCGACGAGACCGGCCGCGAGTTGGAGCAGCTGCGGATCCTCCGCGTTCCATGGGTCATGGTCAACCGCCGGATCACCGGCACCGACCGCTATGTCGTCCTCGACGACGAGCAGGGCAGCGGCCTCGCCGTCGACCACCTGCTCTCCCTGGGCCACCGCCGGATCGCCCACATCGCGGGCCCGGAGACCGCCGACACCGCCCGCCGCCGGCGGATGGGCTACAGCGCCGCCCTGGGGCGCGCCGGCCTCGCCGTCGACCCCCGCCTCATCGTCCACGCGGACTACACGCCGGCGGGCGGACGCGCCGCCATGGACACGCTCCTCACCGCTCAGGCCGCGGCGGACCGCCCGACGGCCGTCTTCGTCGCCAACGTCGCTTCCGCGGTCGGCGCCCTGCACGCCCTGCACGCCGCGGGGCTCGCCGTCCCGGCCGACATCTCCGTGATCGCCATGCACGACATGCCGCTCGCCGGGCACCTCGTCCCCGCCCTCACGACGGTCCGCATGCCGCTGGGCGAACTCGGTGCCCGTGCCGTGCAGCTGATGGCGGCGCGCGGGCCCGCGGACCCGATCACCGAAGTGGTGACGGACCCGGTGGAAGTGGTGGTGCGCGACTCCACCTCGGCACCGCCCGGTAGCTGACCGGGAATCACGGACCACCTCTGCGGGCCGACATCGCGGTGCGGCGGCGCGGGCAGGACGTGTGCCGCCCGCCGCCGGCCCGGCAGCTCCGAGCAGAGCGTGTGAGCCACCGGGCCGGAGAGTTCCTACTCCACGGCCGGGTCCCGTTCCAGCGGGTGAGGGGCCAGCGCCGTCACGGAGACCTCCGCGTACGGCCACAGCGGCAGGCTGGTCACTGCCTCGTGCAGCGCTTCCGTGTCCGGCACCGTCCACACCCCGACGTTGGCGTTGCGCCCCGGCAGCCGCCAGATCCGGTCCAGGATGCCCGCCTCGCGCAGCTCCAGCCCCCTTGTGCGCTCACGGGCGAGCAACGCGCGCCGTTCCGGCAGCCGCATCCCCGGCGGCAGGGTGACCGCGAACTCGACCAGGAAGTCCATGCGCTCAGCCGATCTCGGTCAGCCGCCGGTGGGCCACGGCCACCGCTGCCGCGGGCTGCGCCGAGCCCTTCACCAGCGCACCCACCATGTCGTTGAGGACTTCCGAGATCTGCGGCCAGCGCGGATCACGCGGCAGCGACCGGGTGTTCCCGTGGGCCTCCTCGAACTGCTCGTAGTACGGCGCGAGACCGGAGACCGCCGGATCCGCCCAGGAGTCGAGGCGGGTCGCGGTGCCGCCCTCCT comes from the Streptomyces sp. TS71-3 genome and includes:
- a CDS encoding VOC family protein gives rise to the protein MLHGVWHFSFTVADIERSVDFYTRLLGFEHVHSQEQRGGYTGRLVGYPDAHLRIAQLAVPGRTPGRSTHDLELVEYVHPAGTRQDPEIRHPGAAHLALTVGDIHRLHERLAAAGVRFFSPPNAITSGVNEGGWTCYFEDPDRIVLELVQPPAPRP
- a CDS encoding muconolactone Delta-isomerase, with protein sequence MDFLVEFAVTLPPGMRLPERRALLARERTRGLELREAGILDRIWRLPGRNANVGVWTVPDTEALHEAVTSLPLWPYAEVSVTALAPHPLERDPAVE
- a CDS encoding SDR family NAD(P)-dependent oxidoreductase, whose protein sequence is MGRFEGRTAVVTGAGGGIGRACALLLAEQGARVALMDISAESVELTAEALRRAGGNAAGYLVDVTDTAAVDAALARAEEDLGPVTLAAGAHGIVRNHPFLELPAEDWDATMAVNLKGMFVLLQRTALRAVAHGGGTMVAVSSVAGRGPRATCADYAASKAGVISLVRSAALSLAGHGIRVNAVCPGVVDTEMTRAIHRQKAEIEGITAEESFARQAAKIPLGRIETPQEIAGVVSFLLSDDSSYVTGQALNVCGGLEMD
- a CDS encoding thiamine pyrophosphate-dependent dehydrogenase E1 component subunit alpha; the protein is MREDLLADLRAMWRIRAFEEKAQALCDSGEIRGSVHLCIGQEAGPVGACDALEGSDALFATYRGHGWAIARGAPLRPLMAELLGRATGVNGGRGGSAYLSAPEHGFHGENSIVGAGAPIAVGAALAGRYDGTHRVAMTVFGDGAMNQGSVHEAMNFAAAARLPVLFLCENNRWSELTPIRETVHNETLTDRPAALGMPAVRIDGNNPAVVRETVSDLVEAAREGGGPAFVELSTQRLVGHYVGDPQLYRTREELAADREREPIAVAVRRLAEAGVDEGEIEEARSSAFAEVERAVQDALADPPASRGSVREHIYA
- a CDS encoding Gfo/Idh/MocA family protein, translated to MLDVFAPIAAACDIRVEPGHRLPIAVVGAGAIVDVAHLPAYRQAGLTVRGLFDLDPERAHEVARRHGVPTVYGSLDELLADPGVRVLDIAVAPGAQPEIALRALEAGKHLLCQKPFVPDEPTGEKLIETAERLGLKIAVNQQLRYDEGIAAARAMVGAGWIGEPTAMTFTVDIATDWAPWPWLVRSERLEIMYHSIHYLDAVRSVLGDPETVFCAGGRTPGQLAAGETRTMSTLVFPGNARALVHATHENRTADPRATFRVDGSEGSIRGTLGLLYDYPRGRPDTAEVNSSSLPTDGWLPYPVTRRWIPDAFAGPMASLLSAVADGGEPFPSARDNLGTIRLVDRLYASMDSGHSMSME
- a CDS encoding LacI family DNA-binding transcriptional regulator; this encodes MTPKRAQGGERAAPGRTTPGTSAPTPGKVTLSDVALLAGVDRSVVSRVINDDPRLNIRPDTRKRVLETIEKLGYRRNAAARSLRTARSYMLGLFIPDFANPVYAEIIKGAETEAGKLGYGLMTASSEGVRQGVEHYVDLFGQGRVDGLLFAGDETGRELEQLRILRVPWVMVNRRITGTDRYVVLDDEQGSGLAVDHLLSLGHRRIAHIAGPETADTARRRRMGYSAALGRAGLAVDPRLIVHADYTPAGGRAAMDTLLTAQAAADRPTAVFVANVASAVGALHALHAAGLAVPADISVIAMHDMPLAGHLVPALTTVRMPLGELGARAVQLMAARGPADPITEVVTDPVEVVVRDSTSAPPGS
- a CDS encoding adenylosuccinate lyase family protein: MSPQRFEMLVGLYGDERMAAILSEQELIASWMRVEGALATAQAEAGVIAVETGAAIAEAATGAVIDPVRLWRETRNVGYPILPLVRQLDEALPEEHRGRVHYGATTQDIMDSGLALQFDAAGARLGELLAGLGEAVAELATAHAGLVIAGRTHALQAVPTTFGAKMAGYLGELTRDRARLAGARRSIATVSLFGAGGTSAAYGADAVAVRRRVAELLDLRTTDISWHVARDRVAEFGAVCALLAATCARFAREVVDLSRTEIAEVSEAAGHLRGASSTMPQKANPVESEAVIGMSITAGALTSALYRVMEAGHERAAGEWQAEWQVLPQLVALAAGALATTRGIAEGLQVFPEAMRRNLDADSGLVMSEAYMIRLAPRLGRERAHDVVYAAARRCRESGERLGTVLEAMLSGQAAEETAELRPEEYVGNPHTTIDAALSQWHAPV